The following proteins come from a genomic window of Corynebacterium sp. P4-C1:
- a CDS encoding esterase-like activity of phytase family protein gives MSLSSSRRPVRAAVAVATSLSLTVAGVPAVANASAPAQPRSVVITSPDDMVRVLESAWTGSDNPANLLRQEFDINGVKVTGAAALAGALGTLAALGAVSAVVINAIVNAVTGNTGKGLSSGSGSSEPLKSTPATGEQTHPQAEYLNRFDFTPVRPDQAMGGFSGIDQMKPGEYVVISDDKNEHGPIRAYRFASSDLRTFTPAGELHFTQPDGSPYTDYIDAEEIRVLPDGNLLWTTEGKAKRGDVVPPQIIQSTPDGKEIRRINTPAYHVPDGREKRGIYDNNGPEAMALLSDGRTIVTVEENALAQDGRKNDDKHSSLNRVTFYDLESGTPTKEYVARVNAGRGAVSLLADEKDNLYLLERGFFKNLGVGGENKAEIYKLDVTGADDVLGEETLAGSERTVSKQLVFDFSTVKPHPDNVEGIAWGPRDADGRRPLVAVTDDNFSDKQATLFHTLLLP, from the coding sequence ATGTCGCTTTCCTCATCCCGCCGCCCGGTGCGCGCCGCGGTCGCCGTTGCCACCTCCCTCTCGCTTACTGTTGCCGGCGTGCCAGCCGTGGCAAACGCCAGCGCGCCGGCGCAGCCGAGAAGCGTTGTTATCACCTCCCCGGACGACATGGTGCGTGTTCTTGAGAGCGCGTGGACCGGCTCTGACAATCCGGCGAACCTGCTGCGCCAGGAATTCGACATCAACGGAGTGAAGGTCACGGGCGCGGCTGCGCTGGCGGGGGCATTGGGCACCCTTGCGGCGCTCGGCGCAGTCAGCGCAGTGGTGATCAACGCCATCGTCAACGCGGTGACCGGCAATACCGGTAAGGGGCTGTCGAGCGGTTCGGGCTCCTCAGAGCCGTTGAAAAGCACCCCTGCCACCGGTGAGCAGACACACCCGCAGGCCGAGTACCTCAACCGCTTCGACTTCACCCCAGTGCGCCCGGATCAGGCAATGGGCGGATTCAGCGGCATCGACCAGATGAAACCGGGCGAGTACGTTGTCATCTCCGACGACAAGAACGAGCACGGCCCGATCCGCGCTTACCGCTTCGCCTCTTCCGACCTGAGGACGTTCACGCCCGCCGGTGAGCTTCACTTCACGCAGCCCGACGGCTCCCCCTACACCGACTACATCGACGCCGAGGAGATCCGCGTCCTCCCCGACGGCAACCTTCTGTGGACCACCGAAGGCAAAGCCAAGCGGGGTGACGTCGTCCCGCCGCAGATCATCCAATCCACCCCAGACGGCAAGGAGATCCGGCGCATCAACACGCCTGCCTACCACGTCCCCGACGGACGGGAGAAGCGAGGCATCTACGACAACAACGGCCCGGAGGCGATGGCATTGCTTTCCGACGGCCGCACCATCGTCACCGTCGAAGAGAACGCACTGGCACAAGACGGTCGCAAGAACGACGACAAGCACTCCTCACTCAACCGCGTCACCTTCTACGACCTCGAATCCGGCACGCCGACGAAAGAGTACGTCGCCCGCGTCAACGCCGGACGCGGCGCAGTATCGCTGCTTGCCGACGAAAAAGACAACCTCTACCTCCTCGAACGCGGCTTCTTCAAGAACCTGGGCGTTGGCGGCGAGAACAAGGCAGAGATCTACAAACTCGATGTCACCGGCGCTGACGATGTCCTAGGCGAAGAAACTCTCGCCGGTTCCGAGCGCACCGTGTCAAAGCAGCTCGTCTTCGACTTCAGCACCGTCAAACCCCACCCCGACAATGTCGAGGGCATCGCCTGGGGTCCGCGTGATGCCGACGGCCGCCGCCCGCTTGTCGCCGTGACCGACGACAACTTCAGCGACAAGCAGGCGACGCTGTTCCACACCCTGCTACTGCCTTGA
- a CDS encoding amino acid permease, with protein sequence MSTASGTPTPNTSSDSTDELPELHSVEHLEQARDEFELDHLSDADREQYEEQVASDEVPDGTVMAWAMTLFGTGVGAGILFLPLDAGTFGFWPLLIATFFIGPLVFFSHRTYARIVSGSPMPGLDVLQVVTALTGRKRGFVTALVYWLAVYPTVLIYGVSITNTIDSFIANQFGGPEISRWVLAPICVGILTGAFAFGQKATLAMANMLVYPLILSLAGVSFYLIPRWDIASFMSYESDTPLWQSLLLLLPVLVFSFSHMAALSQFARDVQKKHNDDVAKTEKDVTKIELIAVIALVVFTMFFVWSCAFALGADGLDEAAAQNIPVLSYLANETGTPLMAWMSPIVAICAIASSYFGHMMGTEEGTTYLLRVAAPNFAQRVSERTMRWVINAFIFITGTLVAVFNPSIMTLISVVGGIFVAFLVYIVPSLLFRKATAYKHYANRPDTIFVGVMGVVIVGVTIWNMVR encoded by the coding sequence ATGTCCACTGCCTCCGGCACACCTACCCCGAACACGTCCTCCGACAGCACCGACGAGCTGCCGGAGCTGCACAGCGTGGAGCACCTCGAGCAGGCCCGCGACGAGTTCGAGCTCGACCACCTCTCCGACGCCGACCGTGAGCAGTACGAGGAGCAGGTAGCCAGCGACGAAGTCCCCGACGGCACCGTGATGGCCTGGGCCATGACGCTCTTCGGCACCGGTGTTGGCGCGGGCATCCTGTTCCTGCCGCTGGACGCCGGAACATTCGGGTTCTGGCCGCTGCTCATCGCCACCTTCTTCATCGGCCCGCTGGTGTTCTTCTCCCACCGCACCTACGCGCGCATTGTTTCCGGTTCGCCGATGCCCGGCCTGGATGTGCTGCAGGTGGTCACCGCGCTCACGGGACGCAAGAGGGGATTCGTCACTGCATTGGTGTACTGGTTGGCCGTCTACCCGACGGTGCTGATCTACGGCGTGTCCATCACCAACACCATTGACAGCTTCATCGCGAACCAGTTCGGCGGCCCGGAGATCAGCCGCTGGGTGCTCGCGCCGATCTGCGTCGGCATTCTCACCGGTGCGTTCGCGTTCGGGCAGAAGGCGACGCTGGCGATGGCGAACATGCTGGTCTACCCGCTCATCCTGTCACTGGCGGGTGTGTCGTTCTACCTGATCCCGCGGTGGGATATCGCGAGCTTCATGTCCTACGAGTCCGATACCCCACTGTGGCAGTCGCTCCTGCTGCTCCTTCCGGTGCTGGTGTTCTCCTTCAGCCACATGGCGGCGCTGTCCCAGTTCGCCCGCGACGTGCAGAAGAAACACAACGACGATGTGGCCAAGACTGAGAAAGACGTGACCAAGATCGAGCTCATCGCGGTGATCGCCCTGGTGGTCTTCACCATGTTCTTCGTCTGGTCGTGCGCTTTCGCCTTGGGCGCCGACGGCCTGGACGAGGCCGCCGCGCAGAATATCCCGGTGCTGTCCTACCTGGCCAACGAGACCGGCACGCCGCTGATGGCCTGGATGAGCCCCATCGTGGCCATCTGCGCGATCGCGTCCTCCTACTTCGGGCACATGATGGGCACTGAGGAGGGCACCACCTACTTGCTGCGCGTCGCCGCCCCGAATTTCGCCCAGCGCGTCAGTGAAAGAACGATGCGCTGGGTGATCAACGCCTTCATTTTCATCACCGGCACCTTGGTCGCGGTGTTCAACCCGTCGATCATGACGTTGATATCCGTGGTCGGCGGCATCTTCGTGGCCTTCCTGGTGTACATCGTGCCGTCGCTGCTGTTCCGGAAGGCCACCGCGTACAAGCACTACGCCAACCGCCCCGACACCATCTTCGTGGGCGTGATGGGCGTTGTCATCGTCGGCGTGACCATCTGGAACATGGTGCGGTGA
- a CDS encoding carboxymuconolactone decarboxylase family protein, with amino-acid sequence MAPNSRKPIPKVAYAPMLGMETYVRARVDKDYSHLVQLRASAINQCTYCLAMHRRDARKDAWTEEKISRVENWTETPDAFTDEERAALELTDAVTKIHGEDSVPDELWNRVERFHGEKGARNLLMAIVTINAWNRIGITTRLDPNSLSGLTPFDLGQK; translated from the coding sequence ATGGCACCGAATAGCCGGAAACCAATCCCGAAAGTCGCCTACGCGCCCATGCTCGGCATGGAGACGTACGTGCGAGCCCGTGTGGACAAGGATTACTCGCATCTCGTGCAGTTGCGGGCCTCTGCAATCAACCAGTGCACGTACTGCCTTGCCATGCACCGCCGCGATGCCAGGAAGGATGCCTGGACGGAAGAAAAAATCAGCCGTGTGGAGAACTGGACGGAAACTCCCGACGCCTTCACCGATGAGGAGCGTGCGGCACTAGAACTCACCGATGCGGTGACGAAGATCCACGGCGAGGACTCCGTACCTGATGAGCTATGGAACCGCGTTGAGCGCTTCCACGGCGAAAAGGGAGCACGCAATCTGCTGATGGCGATTGTCACGATCAACGCGTGGAACAGGATCGGCATCACCACGCGGCTCGATCCGAACAGCCTTTCCGGTCTCACGCCTTTCGATCTCGGGCAAAAATAG
- a CDS encoding acyl-CoA carboxylase subunit beta, giving the protein MTDKKPDLTTTAGKIEDLRNRLAESREPMGSEATRAAGEAGISTARQRVEALLDNDSFVETDALARHRVEEYGMGRTKPATDGVVTGYGLIDGRRVAVYSHDSSIFDGQIGEVYAEKILKIYDLAIKTGVPVIAIHDSTGGRLQEGVVTAAMSAKILRKATEASGVVPQISVVAGEVASLPALLVPVSDITVMVKDATMHLTSVSAVTKVTRRVATPKSLGSSDVHSKITGLAQLTVATDLEAMSTVRDLVGFLPENNRAASPINESTTEPDTADLDTFIPNSNAESYDVRDIITRVTDKGLTELSRGYADNIVTGFAHIAGRAVGIVANQPSVLAGCLDHAAAKKAAHFIRVCDSFNIPIVEFVDSPGFFPSEEEEHLASARYGAALAFAYAEAQVGKITVILRRAIGPSYVTMGSKDLGADIVLAWPTAQIALADATTAAEQLSVDIDEYAAANMTPYVATERGLVDIVIEPSQTRAQVLEALRLLERKVVYALPKKHGNIPL; this is encoded by the coding sequence ATGACCGACAAGAAGCCCGATTTGACCACGACCGCCGGCAAAATCGAGGACCTGCGCAACAGGCTCGCTGAATCGCGCGAGCCGATGGGCAGCGAAGCGACACGTGCCGCGGGCGAGGCGGGGATCTCCACCGCACGCCAGCGCGTCGAGGCGCTGCTGGACAACGACAGCTTCGTCGAAACCGACGCCTTGGCGCGCCACCGCGTCGAGGAGTACGGCATGGGGCGCACCAAGCCCGCCACCGACGGCGTGGTCACGGGCTACGGGCTTATCGACGGCCGCCGTGTCGCCGTCTACTCCCACGACTCCTCCATCTTCGACGGCCAGATCGGCGAGGTTTATGCCGAGAAGATCCTGAAGATCTACGACTTGGCGATCAAGACGGGAGTGCCCGTCATCGCCATCCACGACTCCACCGGTGGGCGCCTGCAGGAGGGCGTGGTCACCGCGGCGATGTCCGCGAAGATTCTGCGCAAGGCGACGGAGGCATCCGGTGTCGTGCCGCAGATCTCCGTCGTGGCCGGCGAAGTGGCCTCCCTGCCCGCGCTGCTCGTCCCGGTCAGCGACATCACCGTGATGGTCAAGGACGCGACGATGCACCTGACGTCCGTCAGCGCCGTGACCAAGGTGACCCGGCGCGTGGCCACTCCGAAATCCCTGGGCTCTTCCGACGTGCACTCCAAGATCACCGGGCTGGCGCAACTCACCGTCGCCACTGACCTCGAGGCGATGTCGACCGTGCGCGACCTCGTCGGCTTCCTACCGGAGAACAACCGCGCGGCCTCCCCCATCAACGAGAGCACCACCGAGCCGGACACCGCCGACCTGGACACCTTCATCCCCAACTCGAACGCAGAGTCCTACGATGTCCGCGACATCATTACCCGCGTCACCGACAAGGGTCTGACTGAGCTGAGCCGCGGCTACGCCGACAACATCGTCACCGGCTTCGCCCACATCGCCGGTCGTGCCGTGGGCATCGTGGCCAACCAGCCGAGCGTCCTCGCCGGCTGCCTCGACCACGCCGCGGCGAAGAAGGCCGCCCACTTCATCCGCGTGTGCGACTCCTTCAACATCCCGATCGTCGAGTTCGTCGACTCCCCAGGCTTCTTCCCTTCCGAGGAGGAAGAGCACTTGGCTTCCGCACGCTATGGCGCGGCCCTCGCTTTCGCCTACGCCGAGGCACAGGTGGGCAAGATCACCGTGATCCTCCGCCGCGCCATCGGCCCGTCGTACGTGACCATGGGCTCCAAGGACTTGGGCGCGGACATCGTCCTGGCGTGGCCGACAGCGCAGATCGCGCTTGCCGACGCCACCACCGCCGCCGAGCAGCTCTCCGTTGACATCGACGAATACGCCGCGGCCAATATGACACCGTACGTGGCCACCGAGCGCGGCCTGGTCGACATCGTCATCGAGCCCTCCCAGACCCGCGCGCAGGTCCTCGAGGCGCTGCGCCTGCTGGAGCGCAAGGTCGTCTA